In the genome of Triplophysa dalaica isolate WHDGS20190420 chromosome 17, ASM1584641v1, whole genome shotgun sequence, the window ATGGCACTTATGGAAGGGTCCTGTGGTGTTGGTGATAATACTACACAAATCAGAATACTCCTGTTTGAATGGACAATCATCAGGATTTGCGGTCTGGTCACTGGCACCACAGCTGAATAGGACCCAGAATGAAGAAAACCAGAGGTCAAGTAGATGGCTATACTATTTTATCAACATATCATAAAGCCCAAAGCGATGGTTCTCAACCGGCTTTATTTCAAGACCAAGATACCAATCAAGTATTGTTTCATGGTCACGAAAGTAAGTAACTGACAGCATAAAACAAAGATGAGGGAATGTCATGCAATCTGTCCACGTAGGAACTTTAAAATTTGTAAATTTGTCCAGAGTCCACCAGATCAAGTGACTGATTAACTTGCAAAGACATGCTGTAGAATTTGAATGATTGGAACAACTCTATTTGTGCCGCCATATTAGAGGCACTTCTCTAAGGTTGTAAACTTCTTACCCTCTTGTGCTGATGTCTGATTTCCAGCTGTTGCCAAACACAGTATCATTAGGCGCAAGACCCCCGCAGGGTAATTCTTTGTCATCTTCGGGGTTTCCATTGAAATTGCCACACATTCCGCTTACTGATCCATTAAAACTTTGGCTGAGTCTGACTACAAGAATGCTATCACCATCAAAATTGAccattaatttattaaaagcaTTGATGACCACGAATCcctgctcctcatgcacctctaCTAGATCATTGATTCGAAATGCTGGCAGGCTTATGTAAATTCCATTAACCTGGAGAGACAATTGAGCAAGACACCAATGAGACCAAAGATGGAAAATGAGGACGGATGCATTTGTATTGACACTGTGAAATATTACTGACTTGGATTTTTCTGTTCTGCTCAATAGTGATGCGTGTCTGTTCTCCATGTTGAGACAACCAAACATCCACTacagacacaaaagacacagcCATGTTTCCACGATGTCTGTTGGTGGCCACCACACGGAATCCCAGATCATCCTCAGTAACGTTACAAGTCTGGGCAATCTCATATGAGCATGTTCCCTGATGACACAATGCACAATTATCATCAGTATCAAGAGTAAAGGGTCCTTAGTTGATAAGAAAGTTGCGTGATCTTTGGACTCTTGTTAGATTTATAACAATCAGTTCATACCTGGTGGTGGACCACAGCGCCATCAAAGGTGATGTAGTGAGGGTCACCCCACACCATACAAGTGGACATTTCACCGTAGCAGCCACGATTTTCATTTCTGACAGTACACTCTGTGGCTGGAGGGCAAGATGATGCAGAACAACGCAGATCATCTGTGCCAAAACACTCGCAGTGTTGGGAACATTCTGAATTCCAGAACTTCTCACCAAtctaaaaaacataacaacaaagATTAAATTCAAgagtatttacaataaatatacaatcaTGGAAATTGACCCATAATGTAGACCCATTATATTAAAGCACTGTTCGCAGTTTTAGCCATTACTCCATCAAACAAACGTGgcaaaaaaacatagttttgcaACCCTCACATCATAGTAGAATCCGTTGTGTGAGCATCCACATTCATCTGCAAGTACACATAGTTCTCCACACCTCACAAATCCATCATTACAGAAGCATCCCTCTGTACATGCGTGTTCACAACTAGTATTAACGGCTCTGCTGCATGTACGACCACAGTCTGTACCACACAGCTCATAGTGACTGTTCTCTGGACATGTCATGACTGTCAAgggtaacaaaataaaaagattcaTGATCAAACATGTATTTCAAGGTTTAACATAATGTCATAAAATGACTTGTGGCTTTATTTGTCCCTTTTCACTTACCACAGGATGCATTTTCTCTCCAGGGGAAGACGACAGCATTGGAAGACTGACAGGCCCTCACATAGCGTTGGGTAGAGTAGCACAATACATCTCTACAATTCGCAGTGAGGCAAACATCATATGAACAGTCTTTGAAGTACGCTTGTGGATCTACAAAAGCATGACAGAAGCTAAAGGGGCCCTGGTTGTCTATGATGATTTCACACAGGCCATTAGCAATGGTGTGATCTTGGCACGAAGGACAGTTATTTCCACACCCCTCAATGCAGGGCATCTCGTCCTCAACCTTCCATTCTGCCCCAAACCGGTCCACTGAAGGAGCCAAAGAACCAGAAGGAGTCATGAAGTCGTCCTCTGTACGACCGTTAAAGTTGCCACAAAGTCCACACGTAACTCCTCTGTAGTCTGCTGGTACAATGATGTTTACCATCCAGAAGCCATAAGTCACACTCAAACCGAAGTCAGTTGAAACAAGTATTTGTTGTCCAATGAAGGAGACAGTTACACGACCAGAGTCAAATTTAACAGGTAGGTTTCTGGTCTCTCCATCAACCTGATTAAATATAAATCCAACAGCTTGTTTGTAAAAATTagataattgtatttaaagtaaattaCATTGAATAGGATATGCTTAccttaaaagtataaaaaccatCCATGTCCTGTGACATCTCTATGAGATGTCCAGAGATGTTTACAAAGACCTCAGCAGTTACTGACACTGGCATTTCCTGCCAAGCCTCATTTCTTGCATCCACCTGGAAGTGTGGTAGACCACGAGTGTCATTACATACTGTGGCCAGCACATATCTACATGTGCCCTGAAAATCAAAGTATTTCCCATCAAAAGAGATATAATGGGGGTCTCCTGAAGCAGAACAACTAGCATGTGGACTGGGATGGCAGCCATACTCTCCCTCCACCACACTGCAGAATTCCTGTTCACTGCAAGATGATGGTGTGCAATGGACATTTCCAGTaatcccatcacaaacacacagagactgGCACTCCTCAGCATGCCAGAATTGCTCTCCAGGCTGTCGATAACGTCCAGCGTAGTGACAACCACAGCCTATGGGAGGCACACACTGATCTCCATTCAAAACAAGCCCATCATTACACTGGCATCCCTCCTGGCACTGCAGGGTGCACAGAAAAGGAAACGAGAGACTAGGGCAGGATGCAGGACAGGATGTGCCACACAGTTCGTAATGGGCATTTGGTGGACAGGTGAGTTCTGAAATCAAAAAAGCACAATGATGAAATGCGAAATGATCATCACTTTGTAGCTCCATGAAAAGTTATAAACTAAACAAGTTTTAGGTCTCATATACTGTAATTTATATGATACTAACCACATTGGGTAACATTCCTCCACTCTCCAACTGCAATGCCATACTGTTGGCAGAGCAGAGTGTATCCCCGCAGGGCATCACAGAGAGCCTCCCTTGCCCTTGCCCTGCTTGTCTGCTCCAGCATCTGAATGCAATTCCGGATTTGTTGTGCAGGGAGTAGTATTGTGCTGCACTCAGCAAATGGTCCATCAGGTAAGGTCATGATGTTGCACTGTTCACTGAACTGGCTGTTCAGATAATGTCCAGATTCCCAGAGGTCAGCTGGGTCCTCACAGTGGGCAGAGAGGGACCCATTACGCCAACTGTCGGCAAATGTTTGGGGGTTATCCAGCAGGACACCATCAGGGCTTATATATTCATCTGTAATATTTCCATTAAGGTTCCCACAAAGACCTCTGAGTGTACCATTGTAAGTGACTGGTGCCATGATTTGGACCATGTGTGGCCAGTCAGCTCTAATGGTCAACCCAAAGCTTGTTTCCAGAACAAAACCCATGACACTGCTTTGATAGATGCGGATTCGACTGGAGTCAACCATGACTGGCAAACCAACTGTCTGTCCATCCACCTGTTCAGGAGATTGAATggcaaaaacatatttaggaCATAGACGTTTAACGTTAGTCAAATTTATAGGAAAGGGGACTTTGGCTAACCTGTACAATGTGACCTTCTCCCATTTCTATGGAAATCTGAGCTCCTTCTGTGTCAAACTTCAGGAATCTTGTAAAGTTGTCAAGACCTCTAGGTACTTTTTCAAGTGTAACAGCAAAGTATGGTAGTTGGGATGGTTCTTTTACCCTTGCAAGGGTCAGTCCACAGGCTCCTGGATATTTGAAAGTTTGTCCATCAAAGGTATGATAGATTCCTAGGGCTTCAGCTGAACAGGAAGCATATCTGGTAGGTCTGCAGCCTCTAACACCGCTATTAACTTCACACACCTCTGCTGGACCACACTGGTGCTGATGGcagatcattgtcctgttgctGCAAACACACTGCTTCCCACAGTCCTCATCCAACACTACTGACTGTCCCTCAGTGAAATAGAATCCCTCAAAGTTGCACCCACAGTCTGCTTCAGGAACACATGTCCCAGCACTGAGAATGTACCCAGCATCACAGATACAGCTCTCTTGATTGGGCAAGGGACAGTTCATTGGGGCAGAGGGATCACTGCAGGTTGCAGGGCAGCTTGTTCCTTGGGGCTCAAAATGGCTGTGCTCAGGACATTGAATCTCTGGAAATAAATGTTATAGACATGAATACGCACAAATCTTTGACGGATATGTAATGGGTCTGTGCAAAGCATCATCGAAACAATACATTGCAAGGTCCTTACCACAGAATCCCTGCTGTCTCCACTGGCCTAGTTGTACCCTCTTTTGTTGGCATTGTGCAGCATACACACTGAGAGCCTTGCACAGGATGGGTTGGTACCCCCCTCCTACACAAATATCAATGACACAGTTCTCTATGTATGTCTGTGGTGAAATCACAGAGTGGCAGGCAGCAAAGGGTCCAGAAGTATCTCCTAGGATTCCACAGTggtttttgttattgtaaacaTTAATTTCATCAAGACTACAACCAGCCAGACCTGTGGACCTGACACTGTGGCATTCTGGGTCTGTGTCCCCCACTGCTTTCCAAGAGTTGGCAAAGTCAACATCTGAACTCAGTATCTTCCCAGAAGAGGAACGGAAATCATCTTCAGGATGCAGGTTAAAGTTCCCACACAGACCACATGTGGCATTCTGGTATTCATAAGGTAAAGAAATGGAAACCCAGCTATGTGCATCATATGTTACAACCAGACCAAAGTCTGTGCTGACGGCCAAGGTAAAACCTGACTGAAAGACCTGGATGGATCCATTACGCAGACTGAATGGTGCTGCTCTAAAGGTGCCATTAACCTGGAAAGTGTTAACAAGAGAATTACTGTCGGGAGAATTcaaacatgaataaattatCAGCAGCATTACGGCATAGAGTGGTACTAACCTTTGCCTCAAAATGGTGATCCTTATTTAGTTCAATTTCTTCATCGTACACAAATACTCTGACCATCCGAGTCCATGACACGTGTGTACTACCACGGTGCTCATTTTTGCCCTCAATGCGATAGTACGGCAAACCATTTCCACAAGCCTAAAAAATGATACAGTGATTTAGTATctccaaaaacatgaaaatattaagCCAAagaaacattaattaaaaactAACCTCAGACAGAACATAAGTGCAAGTTCCTTGAAAGTGAAAGATCTGGTTGTCAAAGGTGTTATAGTGAGGATCTCCAGAGATGGTGCAGGTTTGCCTTTTAATGTTCTGACAAGAGTATTGGAATGCGGCTTTTCGGCAGGCTTGTGAATAATTGCAGGGCTCCTGGCTGCACTTGAGACCACTTCTGGTACAAGTGCATCTCTCCTGACAGGTGGAATCACTCCAGAAAGAATCTCCCAGCTGCACTGCTAAACCTAAAACAAGGATTAACGCATTATTGATATTATCAccaaaatctatattttaatcACTAGAAACCCTGCTGACTTGCAGCTTGGAACCAGTGACATGTAAAACTGTATTCAGGAGAAAAAAAATCCTGGATAGTCCTTCTTATAAAGGTTGTTGACCACGCAATCCTTTCTAGTTAAGTAGATTGAGAAGCCTGGTGTAACCATAAGCATCCAACTGAACACTGAGGACCGTtacccaaaacacaacaaattgtACAATCAGTGCTAGACTTTTAAAACAGGGTTGCTTCAGCAAGTCACCAATATGGTACATCGCTGTTCAACTATGAAAATATGCcaaatatgcatttatatacCTTTGAACTGACAACCCTCTGACCCATGATCTGTCCTGAAGGCCCATCTGCCTGTTACATTGACATTGCTGCTGTATGTTAGTCTCGTGgaatcattttgaaatgatcCAGGGATTGAGAAATGGTGGCTCGAGCCGATGGTGTCATAACCAGCCTATTGTTAAGACAGATATACACATGTCTTTTTATTTGGTTAGTTACAGATTACacagtttttaattaatttcttaTAATGTTCATACCTGTACATATTGTGTTGGCGCAATGCTACCATAGTTCATTATAACAAATGAGAGATTGCCATCTGAAATCAAGACCGCTTGGAAAGATGTTTCCTGTAGGAATGTGAACATTGTTCAATCTTTTATactttaattatgttttaatggACTGCAGGGAAGTGAGTTTCTTACTGTTCCTGACTGTGGAAAATATGCCACTCTGTCCCATGTTGCAACAAAGATCCATGAAGCAGAAAAGCTCAGGTCGGGGAAATATTGGTTGATGTCTTGTGTAGCCAGTGTCAGGACATCACCAGAGGTGTACTGCTGATATGAGATAATGCCGTTTGCACGGTTATCGATATCAGTCCAGAATGGAGCAATGATGTCTTTATCGCCATTAGCTGGGAAGGCATATGGATTGTAGCTGTCCCATGACCCATCAAACGTCAAGTGTCCATTGTTGTTGACCTGAAAAAGATATGGATTTATTATGATCTTCAGgaacttaataaaatatagaaaatccTGTCATGTTTATTCATAGCCgcaaactttctttctttttttaaaataatttttaataagaGTTCAGATCATTTGAAGGCAAAAGTATTTGTAACAGTCCACAttcagtaaatgtttatttgttgccACAGGTGACCTTCAGTTACGGGCACTCTCTCAAACACTTACATGCATGTGCTTGAACTTGTgtccaaaaaatttaaattgttgCAGGAGTTTAATTTTCGGAGAACTTCCATCATCAGAACGTTCAGTCTGTGTGTCTCCAGTTCCAAATGGGTAAAACAGGCTGCCCGTGCCATTGGAACTGACTGAaattaataacacaaaaaaacgtTACCTAcatgtaatattaataattctGAATTTTTATGACACATTATGTCACTTTTGTAAATTAATGTCATATAAAAACTTTCAAGCTCATAAAATTGCAGCTCATTTGTAGGTGCAAGGACATAACAATTAAATTTGAAAATTACTTAGACTTGTACACTTGAGTTATACTATTAACCACAGCTCACAGTATTTTAACCAAGTTACTTCTTAAGTACCAATGGTAAATATTCATCTGGACTTAAACTCTACTCTGGTAAAATATGAGACGTTTCCACAAAAAAGACCATTGATAAATCTATCAACATTGATCATCTGTTGTATGGAAATGAAGCCCtactttaaatgtattacaagtgttaaataaaaaacatacctTTGATAGTTGTACTTTTCAATTTGACAATACagcttaaataatttaatatcaaAGATTTGTTCAACACTGTCTTGAttgattaaatcaaattaaattgacCAATATACTGTCATGTACATGGATTAATGTGAATAAGACTCACCAACCAGAAGCAAGAACACATGCAATGAGATTAAAACTCTCATTGTGTTACACTGCACCGCCatctgtatacacacacatatgcatataATATTTGTCATCAGCCAATCTTACATAAAAATGCCAGGTGATGTGtttctatataaaaatattgcgATTGAATTCATTacaataaatcaaatgtataaTGAAACAGATGATTTGAGATCAATGGGAAAAGTTTTGTGATTACCTGAGATGAGATGCTACTGTAGAGAAATGCCAGTGAGTTTTGCTCTTCAACTGTTAAATGATATTAGTGATGTGGAACTGCTGGTTTTAGGAGCTCACCAGTAGCTGAATAACATGTGGGCGGAGCAACGTATTTATGTACTCCAcgcaatacatttaaatacttcCTATAGACTGCATTTCTATATTTGATCTATAATTGATCATGTTAGTTTTGACGTAATGTCAAGTTCCTACCCACCCCCAAACACGCACAAACAGGTTCTCTCTGTCGTGCACTTGCACAAATGTACCCAAATACACTATAAAGGTGCTTGAAAGGTTTTTCACAGCGATGATGAAGCATTCTTGGTTCGACAAAGTATCATTCAATTCAAgggatctttaaaaaaacacaactttcttaactttttaatccgtttatttacataaaataacactaaaaATCAATACATGTCAAcgtgttttatatataaagttAGAACATCTGTAATTACATGGGGCATATTCTTCAAAGATCAATAGCGTTCGACATTGCACAAGTCATATTTTGACATTGTATGGTGCTGTTCATCTTGTCCTTTCTCATTCTCCACGGCGCcggataaatattttaattttcagaaCCTACAGAACCGAATAACAAACTAACCTCAAGaatgaatattaacattatAACTGCAAAATGAATATGTTCGATTCTTATAATTGTGTACATTTAAAACTGGGTTTATTTCAATTATagtcattaaataataaaacataaaatacgtTGAACTACAAAAGTAGATCAAGTTTGGTAGTTAGCAAGTCAACAATTGAGAATGAGGCTGGAGGCATGagtgtgaccctggatcacaaaactggtcttaagtagcactggaacatttttagtaaaagacaaaaatacattgtatgggtcaaagttatcgatttttcttttatgccaaaaaacattaggatattaagtaaagatcatgtcccatgaagatattttgaaaattttctagcttaaatatataaaaacttgatttttgtgagtggatagCCTGCCACATGCCCCTgatgaacaacttcaaaggcaattttctcaatatttagttttttttgcactctcagatacCATAGTATTAAATGGTTGcatctccgccagatattgtcctattctaacaactcatacatcagtaga includes:
- the LOC130438780 gene encoding alpha-tectorin-like — encoded protein: MRVLISLHVFLLLVVSSNGTGSLFYPFGTGDTQTERSDDGSSPKIKLLQQFKFFGHKFKHMHVNNNGHLTFDGSWDSYNPYAFPANGDKDIIAPFWTDIDNRANGIISYQQYTSGDVLTLATQDINQYFPDLSFSASWIFVATWDRVAYFPQSGTETSFQAVLISDGNLSFVIMNYGSIAPTQYVQAGYDTIGSSHHFSIPGSFQNDSTRLTYSSNVNVTGRWAFRTDHGSEGCQFKGLAVQLGDSFWSDSTCQERCTCTRSGLKCSQEPCNYSQACRKAAFQYSCQNIKRQTCTISGDPHYNTFDNQIFHFQGTCTYVLSEACGNGLPYYRIEGKNEHRGSTHVSWTRMVRVFVYDEEIELNKDHHFEAKVNGTFRAAPFSLRNGSIQVFQSGFTLAVSTDFGLVVTYDAHSWVSISLPYEYQNATCGLCGNFNLHPEDDFRSSSGKILSSDVDFANSWKAVGDTDPECHSVRSTGLAGCSLDEINVYNNKNHCGILGDTSGPFAACHSVISPQTYIENCVIDICVGGGYQPILCKALSVYAAQCQQKRVQLGQWRQQGFCEIQCPEHSHFEPQGTSCPATCSDPSAPMNCPLPNQESCICDAGYILSAGTCVPEADCGCNFEGFYFTEGQSVVLDEDCGKQCVCSNRTMICHQHQCGPAEVCEVNSGVRGCRPTRYASCSAEALGIYHTFDGQTFKYPGACGLTLARVKEPSQLPYFAVTLEKVPRGLDNFTRFLKFDTEGAQISIEMGEGHIVQVDGQTVGLPVMVDSSRIRIYQSSVMGFVLETSFGLTIRADWPHMVQIMAPVTYNGTLRGLCGNLNGNITDEYISPDGVLLDNPQTFADSWRNGSLSAHCEDPADLWESGHYLNSQFSEQCNIMTLPDGPFAECSTILLPAQQIRNCIQMLEQTSRARAREALCDALRGYTLLCQQYGIAVGEWRNVTQCELTCPPNAHYELCGTSCPASCPSLSFPFLCTLQCQEGCQCNDGLVLNGDQCVPPIGCGCHYAGRYRQPGEQFWHAEECQSLCVCDGITGNVHCTPSSCSEQEFCSVVEGEYGCHPSPHASCSASGDPHYISFDGKYFDFQGTCRYVLATVCNDTRGLPHFQVDARNEAWQEMPVSVTAEVFVNISGHLIEMSQDMDGFYTFKVDGETRNLPVKFDSGRVTVSFIGQQILVSTDFGLSVTYGFWMVNIIVPADYRGVTCGLCGNFNGRTEDDFMTPSGSLAPSVDRFGAEWKVEDEMPCIEGCGNNCPSCQDHTIANGLCEIIIDNQGPFSFCHAFVDPQAYFKDCSYDVCLTANCRDVLCYSTQRYVRACQSSNAVVFPWRENASCVMTCPENSHYELCGTDCGRTCSRAVNTSCEHACTEGCFCNDGFVRCGELCVLADECGCSHNGFYYDIGEKFWNSECSQHCECFGTDDLRCSASSCPPATECTVRNENRGCYGEMSTCMVWGDPHYITFDGAVVHHQGTCSYEIAQTCNVTEDDLGFRVVATNRHRGNMAVSFVSVVDVWLSQHGEQTRITIEQNRKIQVNGIYISLPAFRINDLVEVHEEQGFVVINAFNKLMVNFDGDSILVVRLSQSFNGSVSGMCGNFNGNPEDDKELPCGGLAPNDTVFGNSWKSDISTRGCGASDQTANPDDCPFKQEYSDLCSIITNTTGPFHKCHHHVDPVPYYDSCVYDLCLYTPENGMLHADVHAYETACVYLGIQIPEWLSSLRCYVRDPCSELNCTDDEWCGEKDGVYGCFCNEDHRPNPDTYDFSQTCLSSSGSISLSRCQLFEAGFSANVLHLNDPSCKGTIQNGRVQFHYDNNKDVCGASVVANGTHFIYENFILGTSESAEGPIRRETDLQLSFSCIYPLSQNITMEKQINPLESRVHKNLPSGEGRYQVRVVPYHDSDFSQPFSGDVDVQINKPIFVEVGVDGVDSQYATVIDTCWATPVNDPDYSLRWDLITGECPNTHESSVKLLQNGVSSSSRFSFRTFSFSSNFTKVYLHCSVHLCHKATYNCTAHCYPGCRQRVGRSLDFHDTASISMGPLVLSKRSLDTWAIDRWMVSRAPGLSGSLIILLVLLLNTCTIF